The stretch of DNA TTAATATGGTCAGATTGGAATTTTGATAAATCGTCAGCATGTAATGCTTTTAAAATTTTTCCATTTTGATCTAAAATATGGATTCCGATAAGAAATGAACCATAGACATCTGCTCCTTCTGTCCTATATGCATTAAAGCTAATATCAGATTCATGAAGTTTAAGATCAGAAATTTCAATTTTAGGTTTTACGGATTTATTATGCAAAGTTCCCCATACGCCACCATGGAAATACTGATTGGTAAATAAGGTGATACCAAAAATAAAAACGGAGAGGATGAGTACAAAAATCTTAGGATTTTGAATAGGAAAACTACCTGAGCCTGTCCATCCGAACCATTTTTTACGGGTAAAAGGCCAATTTTTTTTCATAAAGTAATAATCGAAAGAATAAGGACCGCTTCCGGTGAGAAATAAGGTAAATCCACCTGCAATTCCTAAAACGCCAATCTGCCATTCATCAAGACAGGTAGTTCCAAGCCAGCCGGAACCTAATAGAATTCCAAATGCCAACCCGAAAATCCCAATGCTCATTAGTCTGGTAAATACACCTAATATGATCAATAAGCCTATAATACCTTCAATAATCGTAAAGGTGACCATTGAAGTATGGAGCGCATCAGGATGAGTGACCAGATATTCGATAATCGGTTTGATTCCT from Chryseobacterium piperi encodes:
- a CDS encoding TQO small subunit DoxD, encoding MENNNMNQPMNKAGLYTLSIRLVIGWTYFSAFWRRLVLENKLIPDEQGYIGEKFNHFLPNALGIKPIIEYLVTHPDALHTSMVTFTIIEGIIGLLIILGVFTRLMSIGIFGLAFGILLGSGWLGTTCLDEWQIGVLGIAGGFTLFLTGSGPYSFDYYFMKKNWPFTRKKWFGWTGSGSFPIQNPKIFVLILSVFIFGITLFTNQYFHGGVWGTLHNKSVKPKIEISDLKLHESDISFNAYRTEGADVYGSFLIGIHILDQNGKILKALHADDLSKFQSDHIKNYYVAKVKPGKHSLIIPLGAKADIKLNIGDISDLRNKIHSIKLIDVSGIEWTATF